One segment of Candidatus Nitrospira nitrosa DNA contains the following:
- the amoC gene encoding bacterial ammonia monooxygenase, subunit AmoC, whose translation MAASSERGYDVSQWYDSKPVKIGWFAMLAIGVFWVLYQRTFGYSHGLDSMTPEFESVWMGLWRFNILANAIFFAVSIGWIWVTRDRNLTNLDPKLELKRYFYWMGWLVCYIWGVYYAGSYTLEQDAAWHQVIIRDTSFTASHIVAFYGTFPLYITCGVSSYLYAQTRLPLYSQATSFPLVAAVVGPMFILPNVGLNEWGHAFWFVDELFAAPLHWGFVTLGWCGLFGAAGGVAAQIVSRMSNLADVIWNNAPKSILDPFPAQVQSASAKSVY comes from the coding sequence ATGGCAGCATCAAGTGAGCGAGGGTATGACGTCTCGCAGTGGTACGATTCAAAGCCGGTGAAGATCGGCTGGTTTGCGATGTTGGCGATCGGGGTGTTTTGGGTCCTGTACCAGCGAACCTTCGGGTATTCGCATGGGCTGGATTCCATGACCCCGGAGTTTGAGTCGGTGTGGATGGGGCTGTGGCGGTTTAACATTTTGGCCAACGCCATCTTCTTTGCCGTCTCGATCGGGTGGATCTGGGTGACGCGGGATCGGAACCTGACGAACCTGGACCCGAAGCTGGAGCTGAAGCGGTATTTTTACTGGATGGGCTGGTTGGTGTGCTACATCTGGGGCGTGTACTACGCGGGGAGCTACACGTTGGAGCAGGATGCGGCGTGGCATCAAGTGATCATCCGGGACACGAGCTTTACGGCGAGCCACATCGTGGCGTTCTACGGGACGTTCCCGCTGTACATTACGTGCGGCGTGTCGAGCTACCTGTATGCGCAGACGCGGTTGCCGCTGTATAGCCAAGCGACGTCATTCCCGTTGGTGGCGGCGGTGGTGGGGCCGATGTTCATTCTACCGAACGTGGGGCTCAACGAGTGGGGCCATGCGTTCTGGTTTGTGGATGAGCTGTTTGCGGCGCCGTTGCACTGGGGCTTTGTGACGTTGGGTTGGTGCGGGTTGTTCGGCGCAGCGGGCGGCGTGGCGGCGCAGATCGTGAGCCGGATGTCGAATCTGGCGGACGTGATCTGGAACAACGCCCCGAAGAGCATCTTGGATCCGTTCCCGGCCCAGGTGCAGAGCGCCAGCGCCAAGAGCGTGTACTAA
- a CDS encoding surface-adhesin E family protein — MFITIVWSLLAFIFLNCVPAHAEWRPISYAAGSGGFSIYIDPAAVVRQGDLVKMLVLYDFRFVQTIKNKSYLSSTWQQQFNCAEHRSRQLSFRYHSDNMGNGKVMLAGDDESNKWSPVAPKSTAAILWNIACSKDERPI, encoded by the coding sequence ATGTTCATCACTATTGTTTGGTCGCTGCTCGCCTTCATTTTCTTGAATTGTGTTCCAGCCCATGCAGAGTGGCGTCCGATTAGTTACGCCGCAGGCTCTGGAGGCTTTTCGATCTACATCGACCCTGCCGCGGTTGTTCGTCAAGGAGACCTTGTGAAGATGTTGGTGCTGTATGACTTCAGGTTTGTACAAACCATTAAAAACAAATCATATTTATCTTCCACATGGCAGCAGCAGTTCAACTGCGCAGAACACCGCTCCCGTCAGCTTTCCTTTAGGTATCACTCAGACAACATGGGAAATGGGAAGGTCATGCTCGCAGGTGATGACGAAAGCAACAAGTGGAGTCCGGTTGCACCAAAAAGCACCGCTGCCATTCTATGGAACATTGCATGCAGCAAAGATGAACGGCCCATCTGA
- a CDS encoding DUF2971 domain-containing protein, with the protein MSEALEEHKELMHYTGAGGLHGIISSRTLWASHTSFMNDTEEILGFYNRVLPMLLKQELEQLVIDSGDFSGNVKNASRLGIDLIDYTVKTWIERLKELARAQDYFVTSFCTTTNDWISRNGLLSQWRAYGEDGGYAIVFDAEKLHSLLIAEGKLYYEEQLNETEVEYNLAQFSDIKSVQTRKCIVDLQKTVYAQLRNQRIDYADAAENVCKLSMLCKHRGFEEEKEVRIVVREPSLNMGQDIQSQSGRPYRKVWSYIRNGVSVPCIHLFEDQKLDALPIRRVIVGPHSDKVDRKRAVELLLREHTVNAEVLTSETPYRGK; encoded by the coding sequence ATGAGTGAAGCGCTGGAAGAGCACAAAGAGCTGATGCACTACACCGGTGCGGGTGGCCTGCATGGAATAATTTCAAGCAGGACACTTTGGGCTAGCCATACATCATTTATGAATGACACAGAGGAAATACTGGGCTTTTATAACCGTGTTCTTCCAATGCTTCTAAAGCAGGAGCTTGAGCAATTAGTCATCGACTCTGGGGATTTTTCTGGGAACGTCAAAAATGCGAGTCGGCTAGGAATAGACTTGATCGATTATACAGTGAAAACATGGATTGAAAGACTTAAGGAATTGGCAAGGGCACAAGATTACTTCGTGACCTCTTTTTGCACCACAACTAATGATTGGATTTCCCGGAATGGGCTTCTTAGTCAGTGGCGAGCGTATGGGGAGGATGGGGGATACGCCATCGTATTCGATGCTGAGAAGTTGCATTCCTTACTCATAGCTGAAGGCAAGCTATATTATGAGGAACAACTGAATGAGACTGAGGTTGAATACAACCTTGCCCAGTTTTCAGACATAAAGTCGGTACAAACCAGGAAGTGTATTGTTGATTTGCAGAAGACTGTATATGCCCAATTAAGGAATCAGCGCATAGATTATGCGGACGCTGCTGAGAATGTGTGCAAGTTGTCGATGCTCTGCAAACACAGAGGTTTTGAAGAAGAGAAGGAGGTTCGAATAGTAGTCAGGGAACCTTCTCTTAATATGGGTCAGGATATCCAGAGTCAAAGTGGACGGCCTTATCGTAAAGTGTGGAGCTACATTCGAAACGGTGTGTCGGTGCCTTGTATTCACCTGTTTGAGGATCAGAAGTTGGATGCCTTACCAATACGCCGCGTCATAGTTGGCCCTCATTCAGATAAGGTGGATCGAAAAAGAGCCGTCGAACTTCTCCTCCGGGAGCACACTGTCAATGCGGAAGTGCTTACTTCCGAGACACCATATCGTGGGAAGTAG
- the fmt gene encoding methionyl-tRNA formyltransferase, with product MRIVFMGTPEFAVPSLEALLSSSDQVVGVVCQPDRPKGRGHQLVAPPVKLVAERAGIPVLQPLKIRTPEFLQSLASWQPDVIAVAAYGRILHAPILQLPPMGCVNVHGSLLPKYRGAAPVQWAVINGETETGITTMLMDEGMDTGAMLLQEKLEILPEDTAGTLAPRLAALGGRLLIETLTQLKGGILVPTKQDDQQATMAPLLKKEDGLINWTLSATSLANRVRGLSPWPGAYTFLGDERWNIWKAVTQVSATTDTPGMIVAVHKQSILVATGEGLLEIREIQTANSKRMAVAQFLAGHRVVVGQQLGSSPTPPLG from the coding sequence ATGCGTATCGTCTTCATGGGCACACCAGAGTTCGCGGTCCCGTCGCTTGAAGCACTCCTGAGCTCAAGCGATCAGGTCGTAGGGGTCGTGTGTCAGCCGGATCGTCCCAAAGGGCGGGGGCATCAGCTGGTCGCGCCGCCTGTGAAACTGGTGGCAGAACGTGCCGGGATTCCTGTGCTGCAGCCGCTCAAGATTCGGACGCCGGAGTTCTTACAATCCTTGGCATCCTGGCAGCCGGATGTGATTGCGGTTGCTGCGTATGGTCGCATTTTGCACGCGCCGATTCTTCAGCTCCCTCCCATGGGTTGTGTGAACGTGCATGGGTCGCTCTTGCCGAAATATCGCGGAGCTGCTCCGGTGCAATGGGCCGTCATCAATGGGGAGACCGAGACGGGTATTACGACGATGCTCATGGACGAAGGCATGGATACCGGTGCCATGTTGCTCCAGGAGAAGTTGGAGATTCTGCCAGAGGATACGGCCGGCACATTGGCCCCACGCCTGGCTGCGCTGGGTGGACGTCTGCTCATCGAAACGCTCACACAGTTAAAAGGCGGAATATTGGTGCCGACAAAACAAGACGACCAGCAGGCGACGATGGCCCCGCTCCTCAAAAAAGAAGACGGGCTCATCAATTGGACGCTGAGTGCTACGTCGCTGGCCAATCGGGTGCGAGGACTGTCTCCCTGGCCTGGGGCTTATACATTTCTGGGTGATGAGCGGTGGAACATTTGGAAGGCGGTCACACAGGTGAGTGCGACCACTGATACACCAGGGATGATCGTCGCGGTCCATAAACAGTCAATCTTGGTGGCGACGGGCGAGGGGCTTCTTGAGATCCGCGAAATCCAGACGGCCAATTCGAAACGTATGGCGGTAGCCCAATTTCTGGCGGGCCATCGGGTGGTGGTCGGACAACAGTTGGGCTCCTCACCAACGCCCCCGCTCGGATAA
- the rsmB gene encoding 16S rRNA (cytosine(967)-C(5))-methyltransferase RsmB produces MPGTSKPLNSAKSSPRSVVLSILLASQRQDRALDEVMDQRVKSVSDPRDRSLIMELVYGVLRRQETLDWRLSAVLTKPLPRLPVLLQMLLRIGAYQLLFLDRIPASAAVHETVELAKVSTQQLGRDWSALVNAVLRNLIRLPVPNLPDPAIHPAEHLSISYGIPLWLSQRWLTRLEYTEAECACQAASAIPSITLRANRIRQTRESLLEQLVKAGITAHPTAISSVGVKLDKGQDVSSLPGFEAGDYYVEDEAAQLIPSILAPQPGESILDVCAAPGGKATHLAELMGDRGAIVALDLKPSRLELLRDNCRRLGLHCIVPIVGDARRPSDWPIERTVSRHAGLPIFDRILVDAPCSGLGVLRRHPDSKGQRQESTLARHQILQSQILESVALCLRPGGVLVYSTCSNEPEETEEVVSRFCKAYPRWIRESVAPWLPPAALPFVTEQGALSTMCNRVGMDGFYAVRLRNMS; encoded by the coding sequence ATGCCAGGCACCAGCAAGCCATTGAATTCCGCTAAATCTTCACCACGGTCTGTCGTACTGTCCATCCTTCTCGCAAGTCAGCGACAAGATCGTGCTCTTGATGAGGTGATGGATCAACGGGTGAAGTCGGTGTCGGACCCGCGTGATCGTTCGCTGATCATGGAGCTCGTCTATGGGGTACTTCGAAGGCAGGAAACTCTCGATTGGCGACTGAGCGCAGTGCTCACCAAGCCGCTTCCTCGGCTTCCGGTCTTGCTCCAGATGCTGCTTCGGATCGGCGCCTATCAACTTCTCTTTCTCGATCGTATCCCCGCGTCGGCTGCGGTTCATGAAACCGTTGAGCTGGCCAAGGTCTCGACACAACAGCTGGGACGGGATTGGAGTGCGCTCGTGAACGCGGTCTTGCGCAACCTCATTCGGTTGCCCGTACCAAACCTTCCTGATCCAGCTATCCATCCGGCGGAGCATCTGTCGATCAGCTACGGCATCCCGCTGTGGCTGAGTCAGCGGTGGCTGACACGCCTGGAATATACAGAGGCAGAGTGCGCTTGTCAGGCCGCGAGCGCGATCCCCTCAATTACTCTCCGGGCTAACCGGATTCGACAGACGAGGGAGAGTCTCTTGGAGCAGCTCGTGAAAGCAGGAATCACAGCCCATCCAACGGCTATCAGCTCAGTGGGAGTCAAGCTGGACAAGGGGCAGGATGTTTCCTCGCTCCCGGGATTTGAAGCCGGTGACTACTATGTCGAAGATGAAGCCGCACAACTGATTCCATCGATCCTTGCCCCGCAGCCCGGTGAGTCGATTTTAGATGTTTGTGCCGCTCCCGGAGGGAAGGCCACTCATCTTGCTGAGCTTATGGGGGATCGGGGAGCGATTGTCGCATTAGATCTCAAGCCCTCGCGGCTGGAACTGCTCCGGGACAATTGTCGAAGGCTGGGGTTGCACTGTATTGTCCCGATCGTAGGTGACGCGAGGCGACCATCCGACTGGCCGATTGAACGTACGGTGTCTCGTCATGCAGGATTACCCATCTTCGACCGTATTCTGGTCGATGCCCCGTGCAGTGGGCTTGGCGTCTTGCGTCGTCATCCAGACTCGAAAGGTCAGCGACAGGAATCCACACTCGCTCGACATCAGATATTACAGAGTCAGATTCTTGAATCGGTCGCTCTCTGCTTGCGGCCCGGCGGGGTGCTAGTCTATAGTACGTGTTCAAACGAACCTGAAGAAACCGAAGAGGTCGTGAGCCGGTTTTGCAAGGCCTATCCAAGATGGATACGTGAATCTGTGGCTCCCTGGCTGCCTCCCGCTGCGCTTCCTTTCGTGACGGAACAGGGGGCGCTCTCCACCATGTGTAATCGCGTTGGAATGGACGGATTCTATGCCGTTCGGTTGAGGAATATGAGCTAA
- the rpe gene encoding ribulose-phosphate 3-epimerase, translating into MAQPILIAPSILSADFARLAEEIAAVEQAGADLLHVDVMDGHFVPNLTVGPPIIESLKKVTKLPLDVHLMITNADAFIPEFVDAGADYLTVHVEACPHLHRTIQSIKERGIKAGVTLNPATPISFLHDILGDVDLVLVMSVNPGFGGQKFIPSVLKKIADARTMLDRINSHALLEVDGGVKVDNTREIVAAGATTLVAGSAIFSQHDYKATIAALRAAAQTAGPSTLPTAVNR; encoded by the coding sequence ATGGCGCAACCGATCCTTATCGCTCCATCGATACTCTCAGCCGATTTCGCCAGACTGGCGGAAGAAATCGCCGCCGTGGAACAGGCCGGCGCCGATCTCTTGCATGTGGATGTGATGGATGGCCATTTCGTGCCCAATCTGACAGTGGGGCCCCCCATCATTGAAAGCCTGAAGAAAGTCACGAAGCTCCCGCTTGATGTCCATCTCATGATCACCAATGCGGATGCCTTCATTCCTGAATTTGTAGACGCCGGGGCTGACTATCTGACCGTGCATGTTGAGGCCTGTCCGCACCTCCATCGCACGATTCAGTCGATCAAGGAGCGGGGGATCAAGGCTGGGGTGACCCTGAATCCAGCCACTCCCATTTCCTTCCTGCACGATATCCTGGGCGATGTGGATCTCGTCTTGGTCATGTCCGTCAATCCGGGGTTCGGCGGGCAGAAATTCATCCCGTCGGTCCTCAAGAAAATTGCCGACGCACGGACCATGCTGGATCGGATCAACAGCCACGCACTGCTCGAAGTCGACGGCGGAGTGAAGGTGGATAATACGAGGGAGATCGTGGCGGCCGGCGCAACGACGTTGGTCGCAGGGTCAGCGATTTTCTCCCAGCACGACTATAAGGCGACGATCGCAGCCCTGCGGGCGGCCGCCCAGACAGCCGGTCCCTCCACGCTGCCTACGGCAGTCAATCGATAG
- the pheS gene encoding phenylalanine--tRNA ligase subunit alpha, translating into MEISNIIDSLHPLEIKVLMTLGARQPAVAFKSEELAVAAELEPSQLSMAVEWLLAKALIEIQAEIVTPVVSLTKIGEEYYQTAAPIERILAAARDAAGTGKRLTIGDLQAQPGLESSDVSKAVGRLKKEGVLLIIQGGCIETTGRSSPTTEALRPLLEEVHGSSRELTSFSPERQQLIEDYSVKRGNAKEPFRVDERVTRSFVLSPSGTSAVEQLMNQGLVEEVSQLSPELLKDGSWRQKRFRKYTISLRAPRVGTGKKHPYREFLDTVKAKLVSMGFQEMRGALVETEFWNMDALFMPQFHPARDIHDVYFVKQPTHAAMADESILSKVGKVHENGGKTGSSGWGYGFDLQRAKRLVLRSQGTAVSARTLAASPNIPGKYFSIARCFRYDQVDATHATDFFQVEGIVLGEDINFRTLLGLLNLFAHEVAQAKEVKFLPAYFPFTEPSVELHVRHPRLGWMELGGAGLFRPEVTVPLGVTAPVIAWGLGLDRMAMVALGIHDIRELFTDNLELIRTTRGLF; encoded by the coding sequence GTGGAAATCTCCAACATCATCGACAGCCTGCATCCCCTCGAGATCAAAGTCTTGATGACTTTGGGTGCGCGTCAGCCTGCCGTCGCGTTCAAGAGCGAAGAATTAGCCGTTGCCGCCGAATTGGAGCCGTCTCAACTTAGTATGGCGGTTGAGTGGCTCTTGGCGAAAGCCTTGATCGAGATCCAAGCCGAGATCGTCACGCCGGTCGTCTCGCTGACAAAGATCGGGGAAGAGTACTATCAAACGGCCGCTCCGATCGAACGCATTTTGGCGGCCGCACGCGATGCAGCCGGCACAGGAAAGCGACTCACGATCGGCGATCTTCAAGCTCAACCGGGATTGGAATCCTCTGATGTCAGCAAAGCCGTGGGGCGGCTGAAAAAGGAAGGAGTCTTGCTGATCATTCAGGGCGGGTGCATCGAGACGACAGGACGTTCGAGCCCGACTACTGAAGCGCTTCGGCCCCTCTTGGAGGAGGTTCATGGGTCCTCTCGCGAACTGACGAGCTTTTCACCCGAGCGTCAACAACTGATCGAAGACTATTCGGTGAAGCGTGGGAACGCCAAGGAGCCTTTCCGCGTCGATGAACGTGTGACACGCTCCTTTGTCTTGTCCCCTTCCGGGACCAGCGCCGTTGAGCAATTGATGAACCAAGGACTGGTGGAGGAAGTCTCCCAACTGAGCCCCGAACTGCTCAAGGACGGCAGTTGGCGTCAGAAGCGATTCCGGAAGTACACCATCAGCCTTCGAGCGCCACGTGTCGGAACTGGGAAAAAGCATCCGTATCGAGAGTTTCTCGATACCGTCAAGGCGAAGCTTGTGAGCATGGGCTTCCAAGAGATGCGCGGAGCATTAGTAGAGACTGAGTTTTGGAACATGGACGCGCTGTTCATGCCGCAATTCCACCCGGCTCGCGACATTCATGACGTGTATTTCGTGAAACAGCCGACCCATGCGGCTATGGCTGATGAATCGATTCTGTCGAAAGTCGGCAAGGTACATGAAAACGGTGGCAAGACGGGTTCCTCCGGGTGGGGCTATGGGTTTGATCTGCAGCGCGCCAAACGGCTGGTGTTGCGCAGTCAGGGGACGGCGGTTTCAGCGCGTACGTTGGCGGCCTCGCCCAACATCCCAGGGAAGTATTTTTCGATCGCCCGATGTTTTCGTTATGACCAAGTGGATGCCACCCACGCGACGGACTTTTTCCAGGTGGAAGGGATCGTGCTTGGGGAGGACATCAACTTCCGTACGCTCTTGGGACTGCTCAATTTGTTCGCCCATGAGGTGGCGCAAGCGAAAGAGGTCAAGTTCTTGCCTGCGTACTTCCCTTTTACCGAGCCATCTGTTGAGCTCCACGTTCGCCACCCGCGTTTGGGTTGGATGGAACTAGGGGGAGCCGGGCTATTCCGACCGGAAGTGACCGTACCGCTTGGCGTCACGGCACCAGTGATTGCCTGGGGACTCGGGCTGGATCGGATGGCGATGGTGGCTCTCGGGATTCATGATATTCGAGAGCTTTTCACGGATAATTTAGAGTTGATTCGGACCACCCGAGGATTGTTCTAG
- the pheT gene encoding phenylalanine--tRNA ligase subunit beta — protein sequence MPTISIFKDDFESLLKGTRATNRPVSIEQVEEWLMLVKGELKGHNPETGELRVELQDSNRPDLWCCEGIARQIRIKQQGKSTPYPFLTGKVKPKAKVIVKPGMEQVRPYVAACAARGYQVTSQGLAQLIQTQEKLAEIFGHKRKTVSIGIYQLPKITFPVTYELVKPGETRFTPLGMETVMTLAEMLMVHPKGVEYGGILAGASLVPILRDAANQPLSFPPIINSREVGEVQVGDDQLFVEVTGTDLPMVVLTLNIFATNLADRGATIEPIIVEYSKGTSMGKRVTTPQDLRRSKTIPIPTIEHALGQELGLKVVKKALEDYGYEVSAGKGSVRVKLPPYRQDLMHTMDVVEDVAMSRGYAEFTPVMPAQFTVGGLSRIEQVSDRARELMVGLGFQEIISNILGSPEQYSGHMRIDETEWGQAVTVDNVMTLSFSCLRQWMLPSLLRIEAASSRAFYPHRLFEAGDVAIPDPTHEVGSRTETVLGAVIAHASAHFSEIHSCLDTLFYHLGKEYRLEPVPHPSFLEGRAGRILIEDKPIGIIGEVHPEVLERWQIAMPVVAFDLNLSQLIGQR from the coding sequence ATGCCCACGATCAGCATTTTTAAAGACGATTTCGAATCCCTGTTGAAGGGAACTCGTGCCACAAATCGCCCGGTCTCGATTGAGCAGGTGGAAGAGTGGTTGATGCTCGTCAAGGGTGAACTCAAGGGCCACAATCCTGAGACCGGAGAATTGCGCGTCGAGCTGCAAGACAGTAATCGACCGGATTTGTGGTGCTGTGAGGGTATCGCACGGCAGATTCGGATCAAGCAGCAGGGAAAGAGTACGCCATATCCCTTCTTGACCGGGAAGGTAAAGCCCAAAGCAAAGGTCATCGTGAAGCCTGGTATGGAACAGGTTCGTCCCTATGTGGCCGCCTGTGCAGCCAGGGGGTATCAGGTGACGTCGCAAGGGTTGGCCCAGTTGATTCAAACACAGGAAAAATTGGCCGAAATCTTCGGCCATAAACGCAAAACAGTTTCCATCGGCATCTACCAACTGCCCAAGATTACCTTCCCTGTGACCTATGAATTGGTGAAACCCGGTGAGACTCGCTTTACTCCCTTGGGAATGGAGACCGTGATGACCCTGGCGGAGATGCTCATGGTCCATCCAAAGGGGGTGGAATATGGGGGCATCCTGGCGGGAGCGAGTCTGGTTCCGATCTTGCGGGACGCGGCCAACCAACCGCTGTCCTTCCCTCCCATCATTAATAGCCGGGAAGTCGGTGAAGTGCAGGTGGGTGACGATCAGCTGTTCGTCGAAGTCACCGGGACGGACCTGCCGATGGTGGTGTTGACCTTGAACATTTTTGCGACCAACCTTGCCGACCGCGGGGCGACGATCGAGCCGATCATTGTGGAGTACTCCAAGGGTACCTCGATGGGCAAACGCGTGACCACGCCACAGGATTTGAGGAGGAGCAAGACGATTCCAATTCCGACGATTGAGCATGCGCTTGGCCAAGAACTTGGCCTCAAGGTCGTCAAGAAAGCACTTGAGGACTACGGGTATGAGGTGTCGGCTGGGAAGGGCTCGGTTCGGGTCAAACTACCGCCCTATCGTCAGGATCTGATGCACACGATGGATGTGGTAGAGGACGTCGCGATGAGCCGTGGCTATGCCGAATTTACACCCGTCATGCCGGCACAGTTTACCGTCGGTGGGTTATCTCGTATTGAACAAGTCTCGGATCGCGCCCGAGAGTTGATGGTAGGGTTAGGCTTTCAGGAGATTATTTCTAATATCCTTGGTTCACCAGAACAGTATTCTGGGCATATGCGAATTGATGAGACGGAATGGGGGCAGGCAGTGACGGTCGACAATGTGATGACGTTGAGCTTCTCTTGCCTACGACAGTGGATGTTACCCTCGCTGTTGCGCATCGAAGCCGCTTCGAGCCGCGCCTTCTATCCTCACCGCCTCTTTGAGGCCGGCGATGTTGCTATTCCGGACCCTACTCACGAGGTGGGGTCTCGAACCGAGACCGTCTTAGGGGCAGTGATTGCCCATGCCTCCGCGCATTTTTCGGAAATTCATTCATGCTTGGATACGCTGTTTTATCACCTGGGGAAGGAGTATCGGTTGGAGCCGGTCCCGCATCCCTCGTTCCTGGAGGGGCGCGCAGGGCGTATCCTGATTGAGGATAAGCCCATCGGCATTATCGGTGAGGTCCATCCAGAAGTGCTCGAGCGTTGGCAGATCGCCATGCCGGTTGTAGCCTTCGATCTCAACCTCTCGCAGCTGATCGGTCAAAGATGA
- the rplT gene encoding 50S ribosomal protein L20: MPRAKGGPKTRARRKKRIKLASGQYGGKSRLFRSATESVDKGLTYAYTGRKNRKRDFRQLWIARISAAVRNHGLTYNRFINALKKANVLLDRKVLSDMAIKDATGFEKLVGVAKQHVPAAA, from the coding sequence ATGCCTCGCGCAAAAGGTGGACCAAAAACAAGAGCTCGACGAAAGAAGCGGATCAAGCTAGCATCAGGCCAGTACGGCGGGAAAAGCCGATTGTTTCGTTCAGCCACGGAAAGCGTTGATAAAGGCTTAACCTATGCCTACACCGGTCGCAAGAACCGGAAGCGGGATTTCCGGCAATTGTGGATCGCCCGCATCAGTGCCGCTGTACGAAATCACGGACTGACCTATAACCGGTTTATTAACGCCCTCAAGAAAGCCAATGTGCTGTTGGATCGTAAGGTTCTCTCAGACATGGCCATCAAGGACGCGACCGGGTTTGAGAAATTGGTCGGCGTAGCAAAGCAACACGTGCCCGCAGCGGCATAA
- the rpmI gene encoding 50S ribosomal protein L35, with protein MKMKTHSGTSKRFSKTGSGKIVRRKAGKRHILTSKRHDRKRRLSGTAVVDSTVVLTLNRLLPYA; from the coding sequence ATGAAAATGAAGACGCACTCAGGGACGAGCAAACGATTCAGCAAGACGGGAAGCGGCAAGATTGTCCGCCGCAAGGCAGGGAAGCGGCACATACTGACCAGCAAACGGCACGATCGGAAGCGACGCCTGAGCGGAACTGCAGTGGTGGATTCCACGGTTGTTTTGACATTGAATCGACTCTTGCCGTACGCATAA
- the infC gene encoding translation initiation factor IF-3 produces MNREIRVREVRVIGPEGEQLGILQTADAFRQAQETGHDLVEVAPTSVPPVCRIMDFGKYKYELSKKDHQNRRHQKSTQVKEIKLRPRTDKHDLEIKVRQMKTFLEEGNKTKVTLTYRGREMANQEMGRAVMNSVIEQLAQAGTIEYAPRMEGRSLIMIVAPKH; encoded by the coding sequence GTGAACCGTGAAATTCGAGTCCGAGAAGTTCGTGTCATTGGCCCAGAGGGAGAACAGCTCGGTATCCTTCAGACGGCGGATGCCTTTCGTCAGGCCCAAGAGACCGGCCACGATTTGGTGGAAGTCGCTCCTACTTCGGTCCCCCCGGTCTGTAGAATTATGGACTTTGGGAAGTACAAGTATGAGCTGAGCAAGAAGGATCATCAAAACCGTCGTCACCAAAAGTCCACGCAGGTGAAGGAAATCAAGTTGCGCCCACGGACCGATAAGCATGATCTTGAAATTAAAGTCCGACAGATGAAAACGTTCCTTGAAGAGGGCAACAAGACCAAAGTCACCCTCACGTATCGTGGACGAGAAATGGCGAACCAAGAGATGGGCCGTGCTGTGATGAATTCCGTCATTGAACAGTTGGCTCAAGCCGGCACGATCGAGTATGCTCCTCGGATGGAAGGCCGTAGTTTGATCATGATTGTCGCTCCAAAACATTGA